From Pungitius pungitius chromosome 9, fPunPun2.1, whole genome shotgun sequence, one genomic window encodes:
- the pde5aa gene encoding cGMP-specific 3',5'-cyclic phosphodiesterase, which yields MPCLHSDAQESMEPDGATPGAASPATARSFRGETVSEPPMIRGTGWFFSPQWDPRSKKRGERFGDGLRSDQVEAWLDDHSDFTRDYFFRRTSAVRGAQSPLPRLPRSSSDHTDMLRPVPHRRSSSPPMDSHLNISSLMDRLKPLASNPDWEDPFSPDLLGCHSPFSTRSSRFSFSPCRPLSPICSPDLPHSPHPPPPPAESAAACGHGDCCPWATELLRGGLGRMGSVAELCRGAALHSGELLMAECCSLSLVRKDCGGKNTLEEVVAPTALGLRSEVDLCSRAHPILMKGIMGCVLSTGSPINLRDASVDPRFDLDDDESSHIRNVLCVPIKNHTREVVGVVLMINKRKGCDGSVSSFTDMDEKVLLNHVDVLGMVLDNVQLYESSRQEAKRSQALLEMAQVLSKEHLSFEVLLSKMAATIMPFTHAQYCTIFIPSEQTPAVEDEPEFSRVIHLECEELGSTCQIYRRERDFGDLDPSNALKTLVCKKTLNMSDGSEGSRNSVICCPVRNEMSENVIAVCQLTNKRTRDSDEVEAFNRYDQRLLEDLALYCGLALQYAQAVQITEERRASIEVTQEVLAYHITAAEEEIQALQEAAIPTVESLQLLDFRFSDLGLPEEATSQATVRMFLDLNLVQDFNIDYKSLCQWVLTVRRGYRNNVPYHNWNHALSTAQSMFAMLMATERLQTIFSRLEILALMIATLSHDLDHRGYSNSYIERSQQPLAQLYGHSSLERHHYNLCLFILNNTGSQILSGLSAEDHRAVLHMIKRAILATDLTVYMERRKEFFSLTKKSRVSWKSEKKRDLLRSMLMTASDLSAITKPWPEQKRIANLVTMEFFAQGDKEKKEFKINPIDIMDREKSTRLPYMQVEYINDICYPLYKAVSRLFDTCSPLLRGCRKNRENWIHFAESAKGKDCNNSCCITLEAHQNQDEETQPEE from the exons ATGCCCTGCCTTCACTCCGACGCGCAGGAGTCCATGGAGCCCGACGGAGCGACGCCCGGGGCGGCTTCTCCGGCCACCGCGAGGTCCTTCCGCGGGGAAACGGTGAGCGAGCCGCCGATGATCCGGGGAACGGGCTGGTTCTTCTCGCCGCAGTGGGACCCCCGCTCGAAGAAGCGCGGAGAGAGATTTGGAGACGGTCTGAGAAGCGACCAGGTGGAGGCATGGCTGGATGACCACTCCGACTTCACCAGGGACTACTTTTTCCGCAGAACTTCCGC GGTCCGTGGGGCCCAGTCTCCGCTGCCCAGGCTTCCCAGGAGCAGCTCGGACCACACCGACATGCTCAGGCCGGTTCCTCATCGCAGATCTTCCTCTCCCCCGATGGACTCGCACTTGAACATTTCCTCCCTGATGGACCGGCTCAAGCCCCTCGCCTCCAACCCCGACTGGGAGGATCCCTTCAGCCCGGACCTACTGGGCTGTCACTCCCCTTTCTCCACCCGTTCGTCCCGCTTCTCCTTTTCCCCCTGCCGTCCTCTTTCTCCCATTTGCTCCCCCGACTTACCCCACTCGCCTCACCCGCCGCCTCCCCCGGCCGAAAGCGCCGCGGCATGTGGCCACGGCGACTGTTGCCCCTGGGCCACGGAGCTCCTGAGAGGGGGTCTTGGTCGGATGGGCTCTGTGGCGGAGCTCTGCCGGGGGGCTGCCCTGCACTCTGGGGAGCTGCTGATGGCCGAGTGCTGCTCCCTCTCGCTGGTGAGGAAAGACTGCGGTGGAAAGAACACCCTGGAGGAGGTGGTCGCCCCGACAGCGCTGGGGTTGCGGAGCGAGGTCGACCTCTGCAGCCGCGCCCACCCAATTCTGATGAAGGGGATCATGGGGTGTGTGCTGTCCACGGGGTCACCCATCAACCTGAGGGATGCGTCAGTG GACCCCAGATTTGACCTTGATGACGATGAGTCGTCACACATCAGGAACGTTTTGTGTGTTCCAATCAAGAACCACACCAGAgag GTGGTAGGTGTGGTGTTAATGATCAACAAGAGAAAAGGCTGCGATGGATCGGTTTCCAGTTTTACCGACATGGATGAAAAG GTGCTGCTGAATCACGTGGATGTGTTGGGGATGGTCCTGGATAATGTGCAGCTGTATGAAAGCTCCAGACAGGAGGCCAAACGCAGTCAG GCCTTGTTAGAGATGGCACAGGTATTGTCAAAGGAGCACCTTTCCTTTGAAGTTCTGCTGAGTAAGATGGCTGCCACCATCATGCCCTTCACACATGCTCAGTACTGCACTATCTTCATCCCCAGCGAGCAGACCCCAGCTGTGGAAGACGAG CCGGAGTTCTCCAGAGTGATCCACCTGGAGTGTGAGGAGCTCGGATCGACCTGCCAGATCTACAGAAG GGAGCGGGACTTTGGAGATTTAGACCCATCCAATGCTTTAAAAACTCTGGTGTGCAAGAAAACGCTCAACATGTCGGACGGTTCGGAGGGGTCGAGGAACAGCGTCATCTGCTGCCCCGTCAGAAACGAGATGTCCGAGAATGTCATCG CGGTGTGCCAGCTCACTAACAAGAGGACCAGGGACTCCGATGAGGTAGAGGCCTTCAACAGGTATGACCAGCgcctgctggaggacctggcgCTGTACTGCGGCCTGGCCCTGCAGTACGCTCAGGCCGTGCAGATCACCGAGGAGCGGAGGGCCAGTATAGAAGTCACGCAGGAG GTTCTGGCCTACCACATCACCGCGGCGGAGGAGGAAATCCAAGCCCTGCAG GAAGCTGCGATTCCCACTGTGGAATCCCTGCAACTCCTCGACTTCCGCTTCTCTGATTTGGGTCTGCCAGAGGAGGCGACCTCCCAGGCCACCGTTCGCATGTTCCTGGACCTCAATTTGGTGCAGGATTTTAACATTGATTACAAG AGTCTCTGCCAGTGGGTGCTGACTGTGAGACGCGGTTACAGGAACAACGTGCCTTATCACAACTGGAACCACGCACTGAGCACCGCTCAAAGCATGTTCGCCATGCTCATGGCCACAGAGCGCCTCCAG ACCATCTTTTCCCGCCTGGAGATCTTGGCGCTGATGATAGCCACTCTGAGTCACGACCTCGACCACAGAGGATACAGTAACTCGTACATAGAAAG gaGCCAACAGCCTTTAGCTCAGCTGTACGGACACTCGTCTCTTGAAAGGCACCACTACAACCTGTGCCTCTTCATCCTGAACAACACA GGGAGTCAGATCCTCAGCGGTCTCTCTGCTGAAGACCACAGGGCCGTCCTACACATGATCAAAAGGGCAATCCTCGCAACTGACCTGACCGTCTACATGGA gagaaggaaggagtTCTTTTCTCTCACCAAGAAGAGTAGAGTCAGCtggaaaagtgagaaaaaacgAGATTTACTAAG GTCAATGTTGATGACAGCCAGCGACCTCTCTGCCATCACGAAGCCTTGGCCTGAACAAAAAAGG ATCGCCAACCTGGTTACCATGGAGTTCTTTGCACAAggggacaaagaaaaaaaggagttcAAAATCAATCCCATT GACATAATGGACAgggagaaaagcactcgactgCCATACATGCAGGTGGAATATATCAACGACATCTGCTATCCACTCTACAAG GCTGTTTCAAGGCTGTTTGACACCTGCTCCCCACTGCTGAGAGGCTGTAGGAAGAACAGGGAAAACTGGATTCACTTTGCTGAGAGTGCAAAGGGAAAGGACTGTAACAATAGCTGTTGTATCACCCTGGAAGCGCATCAAAACCAGGATGAGGAGACGCAGCCGGAGGAATAG